CGAGCACGACGAGGACACCATCGAGCACGCCGACTGGATCGTCGACATCGGCCCGGGCGCCGGCGAGCACGGCGGCTGCATCGTGCACAGCGGACCCTATGACGAATTGCTGCGCAACAAGGGGTCGATCACCGGCGCCTACCTGTCTGGCGCACAACGCATTGAGATCCCCGCGATGCGCCGTCCGGCCGACCCACGGCGCCAACTCACCGTCGTCGGCGCCCGCGAGCACAACCTGCGCGGGATCGATGTGTCTTTTCCGCTAGGTGTGTTGACCTCGGTGACCGGGGTATCCGGCTCAGGCAAGTCGACACTGGTCAACGACATCCTGGCCGCGGTATTGGCTAACCGGCTCAATGGAGCCCGGCAGGTCCCGGGCCGGCATACCCGGGTCACCGGGCTGGATCACCTGGACAAGCTGGTGCGGGTCGACCAATCGCCGATCGGCCGCACGCCGCGCTCCAACCCGGCCACCTACACCGGGGTCTTCGACAAGATCCGCACCCTGTTCGCGGCCACAACCGAGGCGAAAGTTCGTGGCTACCAGCCCGGCCGATTTTCATTCAACGTCAAGGGCGGTCGCTGCGAAGCGTGCACCGGCGACGGCACCATCAAGATCGAGATGAACTTCCTGCCCGACGTGTATGTGCCGTGCGAAGTGTGTCAGGGGGCCCGCTACAACCGGGAAACCCTCGAGGTGCACTACAAGGGCAAGACCATTTCAGAGGTGCTGGACATGTCGATCGAGGAAGCGGCGGAGTTCTTCGAGCCGATCACCGGCATTCACCGCTATCTGCGCACCCTGGTCGAAGTCGGCCTGGGCTACGTCCGGCTCGGCCAGCCGGCACCGACGCTGTCCGGTGGTGAGGCACAGCGGGTGAAGCTGGCGTCCGAGTTGCAGAAGCGCTCCACCGGACGAACGATCTACATCCTCGACGAGCCCACCACCGGGTTGCATTTCGACGACATCCGAAAGCTGCTCAGCGTGATCAGTGGTCTTGTCGACAAAGGTAATACCGTGATCGTCATCGAACACAACCTCGACGTGATCAAGACGTCGGACTGGATCATCGACATGGGCCCGGAGGGTGGTGCCGGCGGTGGAACCATCGTCGCCCAGGGCACCCCGGAAGGTGTTGCCGCGGTACCGGCGAGCTACACCGGGAAGTTTCTCGCCGAGGTCGTCGGCGACGGGAGAGCGCCGGCGAACTCACCGCGGCCCAATGGGCGCCGAAAAGTCAGCGCCTGAGTTCGTCGCGACATTTAACCCAAGCACCCGACACGCCCCCGAAAAGCGGGGGTGTGGTTTGTACCTCGCGAACTACCACCGGCAAACCTGGGTGCGATCTCACTCATCGGTGCGCATCGACTCACGGATCCGCGCGAGGCGCTCGGCTGCTGCGCGCTGCCGTTCCTCGTACTGATCTTCGACCTGGCGGCCTGCTGGGCTCTCGGTATCGAGTTCCGTTGCACCCAGAGCCGTTCCGTATCGGGTTTCGATCTTCTCGCGGACGGATTCGAAGGTCGGTACGCCCGCCCTGTCGTACCCGGGATCGGACTCCGAATTCGGTGTCGTGGCCTCCGGAGGTGTCGGTTCGTCTGGCATGCTGCCACGCTACTGCGATTGCTGCGCCGCAGGCGTGCCCGGCAACGGAATCCTGGGCACCCCCGGGGTGGCCAGCTGGCCGGCCAGCCATGGCAGCGTCGCCGCGAAAACCCGATCCGCGAATGGCCAGTCGTGCTTGCCCGGTTGGGCGACTACCGCGCAGTCGATGCCGTTGGCACGCCCGATCGCGCACAGTGCGTTGGCGGCGGCTGTCTGGTTGCCTGGGTTGGCAGCGGCATCCCGACCGGCCAGACGCATCGTGGGGGTGTCGGCGATCGAGTTTCCGGGTGACGGCGGGCCCGGCGTAGAGATCGCGAACCAACCGGAAATTCCGGTGTAGCGACCATGCCGGGTGATCACCGTGGTCGGGTCGAATGTCGCCCAGGCGTCTTCGTTGCCGCCGAACAGCCTGCTGATGGTTTGCGTCCTGTTTCCCGCATTCGGGTACAGATCACCGGCGATGTCGACAAACGCGCTGAACAGTGTGGGGTGCATGACGGTCAGATCTACCGCGCAGGTCCCACCCATCGACCAGCCCACTATGCCCCAGTTGGTCTCCTCGGGACTGACACCGAATTTCGAGACCATATAGGGCACAACATCTCTGGTTAGGTGGTCGGCCGCGTTGCCACGCCGTCCATTGACGCATTCGGTGTCGTTGTTGAAGGCACCGCCGGAGTCCACGAAGACCAGGACGGGAGCATTGCCATTGTGCGCGACCGCAAAGTCGTCGATCGTCTTCACCGCGTTGCCGGCTCGCGCCCAATCGGCGGGTGTGTTGAACTGGCCGCCGATCATCATCACCGCCGGCAGCCGCGGCGGCGGAGGATTCCCAGCACGTGAGTTGTGCTCCCGGGCGAACCAAGCGGGCGGCAGGTACACCAGTTCGCCGCGATGCTTGAAGTGCGATGCGTCGGACGGGATCAGCACCGGAAGCAGGCTGCCGTGCGCCGGCCGCGTCCCCTCGTCGGCCATCGCGGCAACGCTGGCCTGATCCGTCTGGTACGGCAGCGGGCCGAAGGTGAGTTGGTTCCACGCGGCCTGCACGGTCGGGAAGTAACCAACCCACAGGTTGAGCATCAAGGTCGCGCTGAGCAGACAGAGGGGCACGGCGAGCAGAGATGCGCCACGGCGCCACCACCGCGCGCTGCGCCAGCCCACGATCAGTACCGCCGCGGCCGCACCGGTCAACGCGACCCAGACGCACAGCGCGCTCGGCGGCGGTTCGTTGGCCAGGCCGTCGCCGGCGACGTAACAGCGCGTCCCCCAGGCCAGGGTGCCTCCGATAGCGGCGGCGGTCGGCAGCCAGCGTCGCCGCCAGTGCCGGGAGCGCCACCCAACCGCCAGCGCCAGCACGACCACGGTCACAACCTGGACGGTGATCGGTACCCAGCCGTGCATCAG
The nucleotide sequence above comes from Mycobacterium decipiens. Encoded proteins:
- a CDS encoding alpha/beta hydrolase — translated: MAQNGLVTASTPPAATQLLAASHTSLMHGWVPITVQVVTVVVLALAVGWRSRHWRRRWLPTAAAIGGTLAWGTRCYVAGDGLANEPPPSALCVWVALTGAAAAVLIVGWRSARWWRRGASLLAVPLCLLSATLMLNLWVGYFPTVQAAWNQLTFGPLPYQTDQASVAAMADEGTRPAHGSLLPVLIPSDASHFKHRGELVYLPPAWFAREHNSRAGNPPPPRLPAVMMIGGQFNTPADWARAGNAVKTIDDFAVAHNGNAPVLVFVDSGGAFNNDTECVNGRRGNAADHLTRDVVPYMVSKFGVSPEETNWGIVGWSMGGTCAVDLTVMHPTLFSAFVDIAGDLYPNAGNRTQTISRLFGGNEDAWATFDPTTVITRHGRYTGISGWFAISTPGPPSPGNSIADTPTMRLAGRDAAANPGNQTAAANALCAIGRANGIDCAVVAQPGKHDWPFADRVFAATLPWLAGQLATPGVPRIPLPGTPAAQQSQ